One region of Candidatus Neomarinimicrobiota bacterium genomic DNA includes:
- a CDS encoding M48 family metalloprotease, with protein MDKLFTYLGRKAGRTYVKGKWIFQSVFGSEEEGVAAENDLGKALAKDLESQEALIRDSTLEGEVNGIGKELTACVTAPDRTFRFRITESKEVNAFALPGGFIYFTSGLLELPGISNHEVAFVMGHEVGHVIRGHPFDKLLANTSMGFLKKIMGATTPAGGLTQKAIGALLRSDYSQEQELEADWFAVRLMAAAGYDVQAAIDMLHRFQALRGESGTALSYFASHPSPDERVRHLSHRLGK; from the coding sequence ATGGATAAACTGTTTACATATTTGGGACGGAAAGCTGGCCGAACCTACGTAAAAGGCAAATGGATATTCCAATCCGTTTTCGGCTCAGAAGAAGAGGGAGTGGCAGCGGAGAACGATCTCGGGAAGGCGCTTGCCAAAGATTTGGAATCACAGGAAGCGCTTATCCGGGACTCCACGCTCGAAGGGGAGGTAAATGGTATAGGGAAGGAGCTGACGGCATGCGTCACTGCGCCAGACCGAACATTTCGGTTTCGGATTACTGAATCCAAAGAGGTGAATGCTTTTGCCCTGCCGGGCGGATTCATTTATTTCACCAGCGGACTACTGGAATTGCCAGGCATCTCGAATCATGAAGTGGCCTTTGTGATGGGCCACGAGGTTGGCCATGTCATTCGTGGGCATCCCTTTGATAAGCTGCTGGCGAACACATCCATGGGATTTTTGAAAAAGATTATGGGAGCCACAACACCGGCGGGTGGATTAACGCAAAAAGCCATCGGGGCGCTGCTTCGAAGTGACTATTCGCAAGAGCAGGAGCTGGAAGCGGACTGGTTTGCCGTCAGACTGATGGCTGCCGCCGGGTATGATGTGCAGGCGGCAATTGATATGCTGCACCGATTCCAGGCTCTTAGAGGAGAATCGGGGACCGCTCTTTCGTATTTTGCCAGCCATCCATCGCCGGATGAACGGGTCCGACATCTTTCGCATCGCCTGGGGAAATAG
- a CDS encoding CPXCG motif-containing cysteine-rich protein: MEEYVEIMCPYCGESNELFIDYSGGKRQTYYEDCRICCQPWQVDVTILNETPSVRIRRAE; encoded by the coding sequence ATGGAAGAGTATGTGGAAATAATGTGTCCGTACTGCGGGGAGTCTAATGAATTGTTTATAGACTATTCCGGCGGGAAACGCCAAACATATTATGAGGATTGCCGAATCTGTTGCCAGCCCTGGCAGGTTGATGTTACCATTTTAAATGAAACACCATCTGTCAGAATTCGTCGTGCAGAGTAA
- a CDS encoding SH3 domain-containing protein, with the protein MTNYNRIATSLLIFLVALMSTIAAQESQTSQKLLTAGMAWVEASNLNVRAEPSLNANAIGSFSEGTVVDVLRTQGNWARVRSRGTEGWVAQDYLNMGQTAWVNVSILNLRESPDSNADVVFKLVYNQRVIVLNRQEGWAFVVTDEYDGWVAEQYLRTEYAAWISAAVLNMRTNSSLDAEVVAQLEQGQKVDVLDENSEWARVAAGNDTGWVYKTYLSTEPVADASVELERRREYLETNPDLPNVIKSAIQSGSFRIGMNKEQVLASLGKPDRVEKGRDVDSSEKWIYKNNGTITTLNFSSDYLSSWSRDIPTEN; encoded by the coding sequence ATGACCAACTATAATCGGATAGCCACATCACTGTTGATTTTTCTGGTGGCACTCATGAGTACAATCGCTGCCCAGGAATCCCAAACTTCCCAAAAATTACTAACGGCTGGGATGGCTTGGGTGGAAGCCTCTAACCTCAATGTACGCGCCGAACCATCCCTAAATGCCAATGCCATTGGTTCATTCTCCGAAGGAACCGTGGTGGATGTCCTCAGGACGCAGGGCAACTGGGCTCGGGTACGATCCCGGGGGACGGAAGGATGGGTTGCACAGGATTACCTGAACATGGGACAGACGGCCTGGGTAAATGTCTCTATTCTGAATCTGCGTGAAAGTCCCGATTCTAATGCTGACGTCGTGTTTAAACTGGTATACAACCAACGGGTTATAGTGCTGAACAGACAGGAGGGATGGGCATTTGTTGTCACGGATGAATATGACGGCTGGGTTGCCGAACAGTATCTTCGGACGGAATATGCAGCCTGGATTTCAGCCGCAGTCCTGAACATGCGGACTAACTCATCGCTGGACGCAGAAGTCGTGGCCCAGCTAGAACAAGGGCAAAAGGTCGACGTCTTAGATGAAAACTCCGAATGGGCAAGGGTCGCCGCAGGTAATGACACCGGCTGGGTTTACAAAACCTACCTGAGTACTGAACCCGTGGCGGATGCCAGCGTGGAGCTGGAGCGCCGGAGAGAGTACCTGGAGACCAATCCCGATCTGCCGAATGTTATTAAGTCCGCCATTCAAAGTGGTTCGTTCCGCATCGGGATGAACAAAGAACAGGTACTTGCAAGTCTGGGGAAACCCGACCGGGTTGAAAAAGGGCGGGACGTGGATTCCAGCGAAAAATGGATCTATAAAAATAACGGTACGATTACCACACTGAATTTCAGCAGCGATTATCTTTCATCCTGGAGCCGGGACATCCCGACTGAAAATTAA
- a CDS encoding MFS transporter — protein MGHRKLTIWKKLGYGIGDISQTTGFTIVSFFFLFYLTDVVGIDPRLAGYVLLFGKVWDAITDPAMGIISDRTASNFGRRRLYMMWGALPYAITFILLWIKPAFITGGLEFIYYTAIFLLHSTALTVVIVPYNALSAELTQDYDERTSLFSYRMVFSILFGLVAAALPPLVKDSQPDRLTGYMLMGLTFSALIFIPMMVTAFTTREKFKAAPNRIRSFRETVSTLWKNVAFRIAALVFLFSWMVLDVVAASMEYYVTYVAQLKPMFPAILGALFISSALCIPLILWLSNTFGKPMTYIIAIAFWMSNLVLLFFIPSKSPGPLFTVAILSGVGVAAIHVIPMALAADVVEVDELITGERREGIYFGILTFMRKVATGVGLFFLGNILAYSGYVANAEQPDSALTAIRIGVSFIPMFLLAVAVWIVSQYPLTQEEHTAMVEELEAGRESSIYV, from the coding sequence ATGGGGCATAGGAAGCTTACAATTTGGAAAAAACTCGGTTACGGCATCGGCGACATCTCTCAAACGACCGGGTTCACGATCGTCAGTTTCTTTTTTCTTTTTTACCTGACCGATGTAGTGGGCATCGATCCGCGGCTGGCGGGATACGTGCTGCTGTTCGGCAAAGTCTGGGACGCCATTACCGATCCCGCTATGGGCATCATCAGCGACCGGACTGCCAGTAATTTCGGGAGAAGGCGCTTGTATATGATGTGGGGCGCATTACCGTACGCCATCACGTTCATTCTTCTTTGGATAAAACCGGCATTTATCACTGGCGGTCTGGAGTTTATTTATTACACAGCCATCTTTCTCCTCCACAGTACGGCCCTGACCGTTGTCATTGTCCCGTACAATGCGCTCTCGGCAGAGCTGACACAGGATTACGACGAGCGGACCAGCCTTTTCAGTTACCGTATGGTTTTCTCTATACTGTTTGGGCTAGTGGCTGCGGCGCTCCCGCCTCTGGTCAAAGACAGCCAGCCGGATCGCCTCACCGGTTATATGCTTATGGGGCTGACCTTCTCTGCCCTCATTTTTATTCCAATGATGGTAACCGCGTTTACCACCCGGGAAAAATTCAAAGCCGCTCCAAACCGGATTCGTTCGTTCCGGGAGACGGTTTCTACGCTCTGGAAAAATGTCGCGTTTCGAATCGCTGCTCTGGTGTTTTTATTCAGTTGGATGGTGCTTGATGTAGTCGCTGCATCCATGGAATATTATGTGACCTATGTGGCACAACTCAAACCGATGTTTCCCGCTATCCTCGGCGCATTGTTTATCTCTTCGGCACTCTGCATACCATTGATTCTCTGGCTCTCGAACACGTTCGGCAAGCCGATGACTTATATTATCGCCATCGCCTTCTGGATGTCCAACCTCGTTTTGCTCTTTTTCATTCCATCGAAATCTCCCGGACCACTGTTTACCGTGGCCATATTAAGTGGAGTTGGTGTTGCCGCCATTCACGTGATCCCGATGGCCCTTGCCGCAGACGTAGTGGAAGTTGACGAACTAATTACCGGTGAACGGCGAGAGGGTATCTATTTTGGCATACTCACCTTTATGCGCAAGGTCGCCACCGGAGTTGGCCTCTTTTTCCTTGGAAATATCCTGGCCTATTCCGGATATGTGGCGAATGCAGAGCAACCAGACTCCGCGCTTACGGCCATACGAATTGGCGTTTCATTTATTCCGATGTTCCTCCTGGCTGTAGCCGTATGGATTGTATCCCAATATCCCCTCACCCAGGAAGAGCACACCGCGATGGTCGAGGAGCTGGAGGCCGGCCGGGAAAGTTCAATTTACGTATAG
- the corA gene encoding magnesium/cobalt transporter CorA translates to MLKPRLPKFGRAKQPGTAPGTLVHSGERRTEDVQITVIDYDGQGLAERTIEDINECAPYKDTGSVTWINIDGLHEVDMLETLGEQYDIHPLVLEDILSTRQRPKVEDYDDYVYIVLRMLTTDENDIKIEDEQFSMILGGDFLITFQEKPGDVFDPVRERLRNSKRQIRSLGADYLAYALIDAIVDHYFVALEGIGETIVDIEGELMEESEQEDLESIHGLKREMILFRKSVWPLREVIAQINRGESSLFQKKTLVYLRDVYDHTIQVMDTIESYRDMLSSLLDLYLSTLSNRMNDVMKVLTIIATIFIPLTFIAGIYGMNFNYMPELQWKWGYPTVWGFMIIIGAGMVFYFKKKKWF, encoded by the coding sequence ATGCTTAAACCCAGATTACCGAAATTTGGTCGCGCAAAACAGCCTGGTACCGCTCCAGGCACCTTGGTCCATTCCGGCGAACGGCGAACGGAAGATGTGCAAATCACTGTTATCGATTATGACGGACAGGGTCTCGCCGAACGCACCATAGAAGATATCAACGAATGCGCCCCGTATAAAGATACCGGATCGGTCACCTGGATTAACATCGATGGGCTCCATGAGGTTGACATGTTAGAGACACTGGGTGAGCAATATGACATCCATCCTCTGGTGCTTGAGGATATCCTTAGTACCCGTCAGCGGCCCAAGGTTGAGGATTACGATGATTATGTCTACATCGTCCTTCGTATGCTGACCACCGATGAAAATGACATAAAGATAGAAGATGAACAGTTCAGCATGATACTTGGGGGTGATTTTCTCATCACCTTCCAGGAGAAGCCCGGCGACGTGTTTGATCCAGTCAGAGAACGGTTGCGAAACTCCAAGCGACAGATCCGTAGTCTCGGGGCCGATTATCTGGCATATGCCCTGATCGACGCCATTGTGGATCACTATTTCGTTGCGCTGGAAGGCATTGGCGAAACTATCGTCGATATCGAGGGAGAACTGATGGAGGAATCGGAACAGGAGGATCTGGAATCCATCCACGGGCTCAAGCGGGAGATGATATTATTTCGGAAATCAGTCTGGCCGCTTCGGGAGGTCATCGCCCAGATTAATCGCGGAGAATCTTCCCTGTTTCAGAAGAAAACCCTGGTGTATCTCAGAGATGTCTACGATCACACCATCCAGGTGATGGACACCATTGAGTCCTATCGTGATATGCTCTCCAGCCTGCTTGATCTCTACCTCTCCACACTGAGTAACCGTATGAACGACGTGATGAAGGTACTCACCATCATCGCGACAATTTTTATTCCGCTGACGTTTATTGCCGGCATTTACGGAATGAACTTCAACTACATGCCGGAACTCCAGTGGAAATGGGGCTACCCCACCGTTTGGGGATTTATGATAATCATCGGGGCAGGTATGGTGTTTTACTTCAAAAAGAAGAAGTGGTTCTGA
- a CDS encoding Crp/Fnr family transcriptional regulator produces MDKMWYLKQIDIFQDLKEPQLQKVEKFAIHKFLKKKELVYLPGDRSDKVYLLKEGRVKVSRLSEDGKEMTMVILEPGEIFGESALYSDSKTRSTMAEALDDALVCTVYRRDFEDMLKNQPELSLKLTKEIGKRRREIESRLEDMVFRSVPGRLAHLLLNLAEKYGVEKPEGLLLDVPLTHLEIANLIGSTRETTTTELNNLKREGLIAVKKRDIYLTDVEGLEDLAEVYE; encoded by the coding sequence ATGGACAAGATGTGGTACCTCAAACAGATCGATATTTTCCAGGACTTGAAAGAACCCCAGCTGCAGAAGGTGGAAAAATTTGCCATTCACAAGTTTCTTAAGAAAAAAGAATTAGTCTATCTTCCTGGCGATCGCAGTGACAAGGTCTATCTTCTGAAAGAAGGGCGGGTCAAGGTCTCCCGACTTTCCGAGGATGGCAAGGAGATGACCATGGTGATTCTGGAACCGGGTGAAATTTTTGGGGAAAGCGCTCTGTACAGTGACAGCAAAACCCGCTCAACCATGGCAGAAGCGCTGGACGATGCCCTGGTTTGTACCGTCTACCGGCGGGATTTTGAAGATATGCTGAAAAACCAGCCGGAGCTGTCACTAAAGTTGACCAAAGAGATCGGTAAACGCCGCCGGGAAATCGAAAGCCGGCTGGAAGATATGGTATTTCGCAGCGTTCCCGGACGACTCGCTCACCTGCTGTTAAATCTTGCAGAAAAATATGGTGTGGAAAAACCTGAGGGACTGCTGCTCGATGTTCCTCTGACGCACCTGGAGATTGCGAATCTAATCGGCTCCACCAGGGAGACGACCACCACCGAGTTAAACAATTTAAAACGCGAGGGGCTCATCGCGGTGAAAAAGCGGGATATTTACCTGACCGATGTTGAAGGATTGGAAGATCTGGCGGAGGTATATGAGTAG
- a CDS encoding NAD(P)H-hydrate epimerase, whose amino-acid sequence MTKIDRAMFDVSQVSIYQMMERAGEAVAEIAENYTSEDHPKVAVLVGKGNNGGGALSAARQLANRGAELQVILTTPVQEIGEVPATQLHILQSLHPGTPVHDMSKVHADNLPPMPKCDIIIDGLLGYNIRGVPREPISTLITIANNAEVPTISVDMPSGLHPDTGEPAFPTILACATVTLALPKQGFRKPAATSYLGELYLADIGIPPSLIEKNISVHNFPQRLPSIMYLVNKHSGSFSPDN is encoded by the coding sequence ATGACTAAGATCGATCGGGCGATGTTTGATGTATCGCAGGTATCGATTTACCAGATGATGGAGCGGGCGGGGGAGGCTGTCGCAGAAATTGCTGAAAACTATACCTCTGAAGACCATCCGAAGGTAGCCGTCCTTGTCGGAAAGGGGAACAACGGCGGGGGCGCATTATCGGCTGCCCGCCAGCTGGCAAACCGTGGTGCAGAATTACAGGTTATACTCACGACGCCGGTACAGGAAATTGGGGAGGTACCGGCAACTCAACTCCATATCCTGCAATCTCTGCATCCCGGAACGCCAGTGCATGATATGAGCAAGGTGCATGCAGATAATCTGCCGCCCATGCCCAAGTGTGACATCATCATCGACGGGCTGCTGGGATATAACATCCGGGGAGTCCCCCGGGAGCCGATTTCGACACTGATTACAATCGCGAATAATGCGGAAGTCCCAACCATCAGCGTTGATATGCCCAGCGGATTACATCCCGATACCGGCGAACCGGCATTTCCGACAATACTGGCATGCGCCACGGTGACCTTGGCATTACCCAAGCAGGGATTCCGGAAACCGGCGGCAACTTCATATCTCGGTGAATTGTATCTTGCCGATATCGGGATCCCGCCGTCGCTTATTGAAAAAAATATTTCTGTCCACAATTTTCCCCAGCGACTACCGTCAATTATGTATTTAGTGAATAAGCATTCGGGTTCATTTTCCCCTGATAATTAA
- a CDS encoding SufE family protein — MTVNERQDEVISEFEEMGADGMQKYEYLINLGHQLPAFGDKHMTEENKIKGCQSSVWLHSYVEDERIFFQVESDSAIIKGIAGLLIKVFSGAPPVDVANAELYFIEEVGLQKHLSPTRSNGLQAMVREMKLRAEDYVTRATKSRE; from the coding sequence ATGACCGTGAACGAAAGACAGGATGAGGTTATCAGCGAATTTGAGGAGATGGGCGCAGACGGAATGCAAAAATACGAATATCTCATCAATCTGGGACACCAATTGCCTGCGTTCGGAGACAAGCACATGACAGAGGAGAACAAGATTAAAGGATGCCAATCCTCTGTTTGGCTGCATAGCTATGTAGAGGATGAGAGAATATTTTTTCAGGTGGAGAGTGATTCTGCCATTATCAAAGGGATTGCCGGACTGTTGATCAAAGTATTTTCCGGGGCACCGCCTGTGGATGTAGCGAATGCAGAATTATACTTTATCGAGGAAGTCGGGCTGCAAAAGCACCTGTCGCCAACCCGTTCCAATGGTTTGCAGGCTATGGTGAGAGAGATGAAACTAAGAGCAGAAGATTATGTTACCCGTGCGACAAAATCACGGGAGTAG
- a CDS encoding thiosulfate sulfurtransferase produces the protein MDPDTGSNTLSTRAMRQLISSDDTWIIDVRPIDAYNGWQLEDEFRGGHISGAKSLPAKWTTYLDWIEIVRSKGIETGDPIVLYGYDIEEILRVRESFEKAGYSDIQIYSDFTDEWAADPELPMERLEKYQQLVPAPWIKSLLDGGTPQHHAKENFVVCHAHYRNPEDYEKGHIPGAIPLNTLTLESPETWNRRSPAELRDTLESLGITHDTTVVLYGRFSYPKNDDAFPGSSAGHLGAIRCAFIMMYAGVEDVRVLNGGIQAWEDAGYTLTIEETVPQPIDDFGPEIPAHPGIATDLPGAKALLSAEDGALVSVRSWKEFIGEVSGYNYIEKTGRIPGAVFADCGTDAYHMENYRNPDHTTREYHEIEALWQEAGITPDKRLAFYCGTGWRGSEAFFNAWLMGWPHISVYDGGWFEWSGNPENPIATGQPE, from the coding sequence ATGGATCCGGATACAGGTAGCAACACGTTATCAACCAGAGCAATGCGCCAACTCATTTCATCAGACGATACCTGGATTATTGACGTCCGTCCGATTGACGCATACAACGGATGGCAACTTGAAGATGAGTTCCGCGGCGGACATATTTCTGGTGCAAAGAGCCTCCCTGCTAAGTGGACGACCTATCTCGACTGGATCGAAATCGTCCGGTCAAAGGGTATTGAAACCGGTGATCCAATCGTACTCTATGGTTATGATATAGAAGAGATACTTCGCGTTCGGGAGTCATTTGAGAAGGCAGGGTACTCGGATATACAAATCTACTCGGATTTTACTGACGAATGGGCCGCGGATCCCGAATTGCCGATGGAACGGCTGGAAAAGTATCAACAGTTGGTCCCGGCTCCATGGATTAAATCGTTGCTGGACGGGGGGACGCCTCAACATCATGCAAAAGAAAACTTTGTGGTTTGCCATGCCCATTATCGCAATCCGGAGGATTACGAAAAGGGACATATTCCGGGCGCAATACCACTTAATACATTGACGCTGGAGTCACCGGAAACCTGGAACAGGCGTTCTCCTGCGGAACTCAGGGACACACTTGAAAGCCTCGGTATCACCCATGACACCACCGTTGTCCTGTACGGCCGGTTTTCGTATCCGAAAAACGATGACGCGTTTCCGGGAAGCAGCGCCGGTCACCTTGGAGCCATCCGATGCGCCTTTATCATGATGTACGCCGGTGTGGAGGACGTACGAGTATTGAATGGAGGCATTCAGGCGTGGGAAGATGCCGGATACACACTCACTATAGAGGAGACGGTCCCTCAGCCTATTGATGATTTTGGCCCAGAAATTCCGGCGCATCCCGGGATAGCGACAGACCTTCCAGGAGCAAAGGCACTGTTAAGTGCTGAGGACGGTGCTCTGGTCAGCGTGCGAAGCTGGAAGGAATTTATCGGCGAGGTGAGCGGCTATAATTATATAGAGAAAACGGGGCGCATTCCCGGCGCCGTATTCGCTGACTGCGGGACCGACGCCTATCACATGGAAAATTACCGGAATCCTGATCATACCACCCGGGAATATCACGAAATCGAAGCATTATGGCAGGAGGCCGGGATTACGCCGGACAAGCGGCTCGCTTTTTACTGTGGGACCGGTTGGCGTGGCAGCGAGGCGTTTTTTAATGCCTGGCTTATGGGGTGGCCGCACATTTCAGTGTACGACGGGGGCTGGTTCGAATGGAGTGGGAATCCGGAGAATCCCATAGCGACGGGTCAGCCAGAATAA
- a CDS encoding ferredoxin family protein yields the protein MTYVIGSPCVAVCDTSCVEVCPVDCIYAPIPIDEIHEKQIESGTPVGEQVEKLQGIQLYIHPDECIDCAACEPECPVDAIRAEGASHEEYNVEKYLQINIDFFEEGNDAYNSTGKY from the coding sequence ATGACCTACGTAATTGGCTCGCCGTGCGTGGCGGTATGTGACACCTCCTGCGTGGAGGTTTGTCCGGTAGACTGCATTTATGCGCCGATTCCAATCGATGAAATACACGAAAAGCAGATAGAGTCGGGAACACCGGTCGGCGAGCAAGTGGAAAAATTGCAAGGCATTCAGCTGTATATTCATCCCGATGAATGCATTGACTGTGCGGCGTGTGAGCCGGAGTGCCCGGTGGATGCTATCCGTGCGGAGGGCGCGTCCCATGAAGAATACAACGTGGAGAAATATCTGCAGATAAACATTGATTTTTTCGAAGAGGGGAACGATGCATACAATTCCACGGGCAAATATTGA
- a CDS encoding DUF3047 domain-containing protein — translation MRLLPTYILSVLLLVTCLPDGLPGQITDYRDDFHSLEHWKHYKFPNVDRATQYEITVMGKDTVLKTSSDNSASLLLLRKTFEVDSFPVLEWKWKVENIYEKGDEITKAGDDYALRIYVNFKYDPSKASLWERTKYSVARSVFGKYPPHSALSYIWANTEHEKRILPNPFQEKAQMVITREGESGVGEWHTERVNILADYREAFGAKPPDIASLAIMNDSDGTGESSVSYLDYILLEPAE, via the coding sequence ATGAGATTGCTACCTACCTATATTTTGTCAGTTTTACTTCTCGTAACCTGTCTCCCAGATGGGCTTCCCGGGCAAATAACTGATTACAGAGATGATTTTCACTCCCTGGAGCACTGGAAGCATTACAAATTTCCAAATGTTGATCGGGCGACTCAATACGAGATCACCGTGATGGGTAAAGATACCGTTCTTAAGACATCCAGCGACAATTCGGCATCATTGCTGCTGCTCCGGAAAACGTTTGAGGTGGATTCTTTCCCGGTACTGGAGTGGAAGTGGAAGGTCGAAAATATCTATGAAAAAGGGGATGAAATAACTAAGGCCGGTGACGACTACGCTCTGAGAATTTATGTGAATTTTAAGTACGATCCCAGCAAGGCATCACTGTGGGAGAGGACAAAATACAGTGTGGCGAGATCTGTCTTCGGGAAATACCCGCCGCATAGTGCCCTCAGCTATATCTGGGCGAACACCGAGCACGAAAAGCGAATCCTTCCGAACCCGTTCCAGGAGAAAGCGCAAATGGTCATTACCAGAGAAGGCGAATCAGGGGTAGGCGAGTGGCATACGGAACGGGTCAACATTCTGGCTGATTATCGGGAGGCGTTCGGGGCGAAACCACCAGACATTGCATCGCTTGCAATTATGAATGACTCCGACGGCACCGGGGAGAGTTCGGTCTCTTACCTGGATTATATCTTGCTGGAGCCAGCGGAGTGA
- a CDS encoding glucose 1-dehydrogenase → MKAIAVAPGEKNSIHLRDIPKPSINEIAAGCGVLVRVLRVGVDATDKEINDAEYGAAPEGDDYLIIGHESFGVVEEIGENVERFSPGDYVAATVRRPGDSLYDRIGLSDMSSDEEYYERGINRLHGFLAEYFVESENNLAKVPGACRDVGVLMEPTSIVVKGIRQAFEIQRRMQIWQPKRAAVMGTGTLGLLATMILRLRDIDVVAFGLDQMPYKNGELVEQLGGRYFSVKDKTLGESKEQYGPYDLIFEATGNSGVAFEATEHLGKNGVLILTSITGGERKTEIPSDKINLEFVLGNKVMFGTVSSNLTHFQLAAKDLSHAVSQFPGWLNQLLTHPVKGLEEYETMIRLLESSNDAIKIFVEV, encoded by the coding sequence ATGAAGGCAATCGCTGTTGCGCCAGGAGAAAAAAATTCCATACATCTCCGGGATATTCCAAAGCCTTCGATAAATGAAATTGCAGCCGGCTGTGGTGTATTGGTTAGGGTGTTGCGGGTCGGAGTGGACGCCACGGACAAGGAGATAAATGACGCAGAATACGGGGCGGCGCCCGAAGGGGACGACTACCTGATCATTGGCCACGAATCGTTCGGCGTTGTCGAAGAAATCGGGGAAAACGTAGAAAGGTTCTCACCAGGTGACTATGTTGCAGCCACCGTTCGTCGTCCTGGTGATTCGCTGTACGATCGGATCGGATTATCGGATATGTCAAGTGATGAGGAATATTATGAACGAGGGATCAACCGCCTTCACGGATTTTTAGCAGAATATTTCGTGGAATCGGAGAACAATCTTGCCAAAGTGCCCGGAGCCTGCAGGGATGTCGGCGTATTGATGGAACCGACGAGTATCGTCGTGAAAGGCATCCGGCAGGCCTTCGAAATTCAGCGGAGAATGCAAATCTGGCAGCCGAAACGCGCTGCCGTAATGGGGACCGGTACACTCGGCCTGCTCGCCACTATGATACTGCGCCTCAGAGACATTGACGTGGTTGCGTTCGGGTTGGATCAGATGCCATATAAAAACGGGGAATTGGTAGAACAACTTGGTGGAAGGTATTTCAGCGTCAAAGACAAAACGCTAGGGGAATCAAAAGAACAGTACGGGCCGTACGATCTCATCTTCGAAGCCACCGGAAACTCGGGAGTCGCGTTTGAGGCAACCGAACATCTCGGAAAGAACGGGGTCTTGATCCTCACCAGCATCACCGGCGGTGAGCGGAAAACCGAAATCCCGTCCGACAAGATTAACCTGGAATTTGTGTTGGGCAACAAGGTGATGTTCGGCACAGTCAGTTCGAATCTGACTCATTTTCAGCTGGCCGCGAAAGACCTTTCGCACGCCGTATCTCAATTTCCGGGATGGTTGAACCAGCTGCTAACCCACCCAGTGAAAGGGCTGGAGGAGTACGAGACCATGATCCGGCTATTGGAATCCTCGAATGACGCAATCAAAATATTTGTGGAGGTCTAA